A genome region from Coffea arabica cultivar ET-39 chromosome 7e, Coffea Arabica ET-39 HiFi, whole genome shotgun sequence includes the following:
- the LOC113702224 gene encoding uncharacterized protein, which yields MGRSRSRSLSRSPSYSRRGHSRSPSPSPVSHRYGSRRSRRDRSRSRYSNSQSRRRSRSSSSRRRRSRSSSPRRRRSRSPTLRRRKSPSPTPRHHRRQRSRSYSLSPVNKSPSSSPASSELKNASEKTRKEEEEKKREQQEEELKRLEEETARRLEDEIRRKVEEKLASEEVKLEILRRIEEGQKKLFEDVEVQLQKEKEAALMEAKLKEEQARKEREELDKMLEENRRRVEEAQTMLAMELQRKEEERHRELELIQRQKEEAARRKKLEDEEEHANQMISTSKSRSRSRSIGL from the exons atgGGTCGGAGCCGGAGCCGGAGCCTATCGAGGTCACCGTCGTACTCTCGGAGAGGCCACTCCCGGTCTCCGTCTCCGTCTCCGGTCAGTCACCGGTATGGTAGCCGCCGTAGTCGTAGGGACCGCAGCCGGTCACGTTATTCCAACTCTCAGAGCAG GCGAAGAAGTCGTTCAAGTAGTTCTCGTCGACGTAGAAGTCGTTCAAGTAGTCCTCGACGACGCCGAAGTCGTTCACCCACATTGAGGCGCCGAAAGAGCCCTTCTCCAACACCTAGGCATCACAGGAGACAGAGAAGTAGGAGTTACTCGTTGTCACCTGTTAACAAGTCTCCTAGTTCTAGTCCGGCATCATCTGAGCTCAAGAATGCCTCAGAAAAGAccagaaaggaagaagaagagaagaaaag AGAACAGCAAGAAGAAGAACTGAAAAGATTAGAAGAGGAGACTGCAAGGAGGTTGGAAGACGAAATCCGGAGGAAGGTTGAAGAAAAATTGGCTTCAGAAGAAGTTAAACTGGAAATATTAAGAAGGATAGAAGAAGGCCAGAAGAAATTGTTTGAGGATGTTGAAGTTCAActgcaaaaggaaaaagaagctgCTCTTATGGAGGCAAAACTAAAAGAA GAACAAGCTCGAAAGGAGAGGGAAGAGCTGGATAAAATGCTTGAGGAGAATAGAAGGCGGGTAGAAGAGGCTCAGACGATGTTAGCTATGGAACTTCAGCGAAAAGAAGAAGAACGCCATCGGGAGTTGGAGTTGATTCAAAGACAAAAAGAAGAGGCTGCTCGAAGAAAGAAACTGGAAGACGAGGAAGAACACGCGAATCAGATGATATCGACCAGCAAGAGCAGATCTCGATCAAGGTCAATTGGTCTGTGA